The DNA region CCCGGAGTCCTTGCGGACGGTGATCAGCGCCCGGGGGGTGACGAACGCGGCCAGTTCGCTGGTGGTGAGCTTGCCGGTGGCCGGGTCGAGGCCGACGTCGTAGGCGGTGAGGAAGGCGTGGTCTCGGTAGCGGTCCAGCTTGGGCCGCTCGTGCTGCTGGGTGGCGTCCTCGACCGCCAGCGGGTGCAGCCCGAACTCCTCGGAGACGACCTGCAGGTCCTCCTGGTCGGGCTCGCACAGGTCCAGCCACACCACCGTGCCGGGCTCTTGGAGGTACTCGGAGATCTGGGCGGCCGGGAAGTCCTTGGCCTCCAGCACACCGTCACGGTACAGCCGGGTATGGCGCATGCGGTCAGCCTAGTCGTCTGGCCTACCGCACGACAGCCCACGAGCCGGAACCAGGCCGCCCCAAGTGTCCCCAAGCCCGCTGGCTCCCGCTCAAGAGGCGCGGTGGGCGCCGCGGGGCGCTGCGGTGCGCTGCGCCAACCACCGTGCGTCAGCACCCTGCCCTCGTGCCATACTGCCCGGCATGCTGCGCACGGCCTTCACCGACCTGGTCGGCTGCCAGGTCCCCATCCAACTGGCCCCCATGGGTGGTGGGGTGGTGACCCCGGAGCTGGCCATCGCGGTCAGCACGGCCGGCGGGCTCGGCATGCTGCAACGCGCCGACCCGGCCCCCCTGGCCGACCGCATCGGCCGGCTCGAGCAGGCGCAGGCGGGGCCGTTCGGCGTCAACTTCACCCTCTACAATCCCAGCCCAGGCGACCGGGCCGTGATCGAGCTGGCCGCCAGCCGGGCGCGGCTGGTGGAGTTCTTCTGGGCCGATCCCGACCCCGCCCTGGTCGACCTCGTGCACGCCGGTGGGGCGCTGGCCGGCTGGCAGGTCGGCTCGGTCGACGAGGCCAAACGCGCCGTCGACGCCGGCTGCGACCTGGTCGCCGCCCAGGGCGTGGAGGCGGGCGGGCATGTGCGCGGCACGGTGGCGCTGCTACCACTGCTGGCCGGCGTGCTCGACGTGGTCACCGTGCCGGTGCTAGCCGCCGGGGGGAT from Actinomycetes bacterium includes:
- a CDS encoding nitronate monooxygenase, whose amino-acid sequence is MLRTAFTDLVGCQVPIQLAPMGGGVVTPELAIAVSTAGGLGMLQRADPAPLADRIGRLEQAQAGPFGVNFTLYNPSPGDRAVIELAASRARLVEFFWADPDPALVDLVHAGGALAGWQVGSVDEAKRAVDAGCDLVAAQGVEAGGHVRGTVALLPLLAGVLDVVTVPVLAAGGIASARSMAAVLGAGAAGVRIGTRFLATPESGAHPEYVAALLAADGEATVLTEAFAVGWPNAPHRVLRSALQAAEAFEGDVVGMLRAGPQSEPLPRLSARTPSREVTGTVAAMALYAGQGVGQVTRVTPAAQVVAELAQGAEQLLRR